In Dyadobacter sp. NIV53, a single window of DNA contains:
- a CDS encoding (Fe-S)-binding protein, with protein MNYSHLKIGLFIPCYVDQFYPQVGVATLELLEKLGCTVSFPLNQTCCGQPMANSGFEHLTKDCNNLFANSFSEFDYIVSPSGSCVLHIKEHLKLEDKPVEAKVIRKKVYELVEFITDVLKIDSIVANFPHKVGLHQGCHGQRGLHLAQMSELNAAPFSKPETLLRKVQGLELVELDRKDECCGFGGTFCVSEEAVSVKMGKDRVADHLRHHAEYITGSDMSCLLHLEGILKRKNSTVQVKHIAEILNNAI; from the coding sequence ATGAATTATTCACATTTGAAGATCGGATTATTTATTCCTTGTTACGTGGATCAGTTTTATCCTCAGGTTGGGGTTGCGACACTGGAACTATTGGAAAAACTGGGTTGTACGGTAAGTTTTCCGCTCAATCAGACCTGTTGTGGACAGCCGATGGCAAACTCAGGATTTGAGCATTTGACCAAGGATTGCAACAATCTGTTTGCAAATTCATTTTCTGAGTTTGACTACATTGTTTCCCCTTCGGGTAGTTGTGTACTGCATATTAAGGAACATTTGAAGCTGGAAGACAAGCCAGTTGAGGCAAAAGTGATTAGAAAGAAAGTATATGAACTGGTTGAGTTCATTACTGATGTTTTAAAAATCGACAGCATTGTAGCAAACTTTCCGCATAAGGTTGGATTGCACCAGGGATGTCACGGGCAGCGTGGTTTGCATTTAGCCCAAATGTCAGAATTGAATGCGGCACCGTTCTCCAAGCCAGAAACATTATTGCGGAAAGTCCAGGGACTTGAATTGGTAGAGCTGGACCGGAAAGACGAATGCTGCGGATTTGGAGGAACTTTCTGTGTAAGTGAGGAAGCCGTTTCTGTTAAAATGGGGAAGGACCGGGTAGCTGATCATTTGCGTCATCATGCCGAATATATTACAGGTTCGGATATGAGTTGCCTGTTACATCTGGAAGGAATTTTGAAACGAAAGAACTCCACAGTTCAGGTCAAGCATATTGCAGAAATTTTGAATAATGCAATTTGA
- a CDS encoding endonuclease/exonuclease/phosphatase family protein: protein MKKFKLTAILLCSTFALLASQSRRSVEIKIMSFNIRHGENSRGETNLMDILKIIKENKPDLVSLQAVDSLISNGKTQFQLRQLAIQTGMHYAYGVADRSENGTQGVGILSKWPFEKTQTISLPNTAGADPKVLLCGLIRQSRNLTFRFCNSRLEYASVFDRAMQAAYINQMLGGSIQPVLLGMDMGAKPNEQPYFSFRKNWQDAAQGSQLETWNEGLPGDRLDYIFVLLNNKVRVKSYKVVRNYPMVSDHYPILATVEFW from the coding sequence TTGAAGAAGTTTAAATTAACAGCAATCCTTTTATGCAGCACATTTGCTTTGCTTGCATCACAATCCCGCCGTTCTGTTGAAATCAAAATAATGAGTTTCAATATCCGGCATGGTGAGAATTCTAGAGGTGAAACGAACTTGATGGATATCTTAAAGATCATCAAAGAAAATAAGCCTGATCTGGTATCATTGCAGGCAGTTGATAGTTTGATAAGTAATGGAAAAACACAGTTTCAGCTTCGTCAGCTGGCTATTCAAACTGGGATGCATTACGCTTATGGAGTTGCAGACAGGTCGGAAAATGGAACCCAGGGCGTTGGCATTTTGTCAAAATGGCCGTTTGAAAAAACCCAGACGATAAGTTTACCAAATACGGCTGGAGCTGACCCGAAAGTTTTATTATGCGGACTGATCCGTCAGTCACGAAATCTTACGTTTCGCTTTTGTAATTCCAGACTTGAATATGCATCAGTATTTGACAGGGCTATGCAGGCGGCCTACATAAATCAGATGCTTGGAGGAAGTATACAGCCTGTTTTGTTAGGGATGGATATGGGAGCAAAGCCAAACGAACAGCCATATTTTTCTTTCAGGAAAAATTGGCAGGACGCAGCTCAGGGCTCTCAACTGGAAACCTGGAATGAAGGGCTACCAGGAGACAGGCTGGATTATATTTTTGTATTACTTAATAACAAAGTGCGTGTGAAGAGCTATAAGGTGGTAAGAAATTATCCCATGGTTTCGGATCATTATCCTATTCTTGCCACAGTAGAATTTTGGTAA
- a CDS encoding L-rhamnose mutarotase: protein MKRYCLAVDLVNDPEMIAEYEAFHKKIRPEIEKSIREAGVTQMDIYRLENRLFMIMETEDDFSFEEKAKMDAENPKVQEWEQLMWKYQEGLPSAKEGEKWMIMKKIFAMEGEID from the coding sequence ATGAAAAGATATTGTCTGGCCGTAGATCTTGTCAATGATCCTGAAATGATTGCTGAATATGAAGCATTCCATAAGAAGATCAGGCCTGAAATTGAAAAAAGTATCAGGGAAGCAGGCGTGACACAAATGGATATTTACCGGCTTGAAAACCGTCTGTTTATGATCATGGAAACGGAAGATGATTTTAGTTTTGAAGAGAAAGCTAAAATGGACGCCGAAAATCCAAAAGTACAGGAATGGGAACAGCTAATGTGGAAATACCAGGAAGGGTTACCTTCCGCAAAGGAGGGTGAAAAATGGATGATTATGAAAAAAATATTTGCTATGGAAGGAGAAATCGATTGA
- the fucP gene encoding L-fucose:H+ symporter permease produces the protein MAAIPSQEKVTIKNKTGEKGNYLIPLILVTSLFFLWGLANSLNGSLIKQFQIALDLSRFQAGVIDFAFYMGYFFMALPAGYFMKKYGYKKGIILGLLLYASGAFLFYPAASMREYSFFLFALFTIASGLAFLETAANLYVTVLGDPDKAEWRINFAQSFNGISLVLGPIIGALFIFSPIEYSREALTALPPAQAEQIRIQEALSVQPPYLAIGSLVLFVTLLFAFTKMPDVGEAESESSKKISIFSLFRHKHMTYGIIAQFLNVGAQTVLWGYFVDFKLDFAREAHWVLAEGYMHIINSITGVKTELTSTQIAGYHASFALVLFLLGRFVGTTLMSKFPANKVLLWYSTGATVFVLLAMVSGGLIAVICLSLTYFCQSIMFPTIFALATKGLGVESKLASSLLIMSIVGGAVMPMIAGALFKFGPAYALIVPMVCFGYVVYFAAKGSEIKEFVKA, from the coding sequence ATGGCTGCAATACCTTCGCAGGAAAAGGTTACAATTAAGAATAAAACGGGTGAAAAGGGTAATTATCTGATTCCTTTGATTCTGGTAACCAGTCTGTTTTTTCTGTGGGGCTTAGCCAATTCACTGAATGGTTCACTAATCAAGCAATTTCAGATTGCGCTGGATTTAAGCCGTTTTCAGGCTGGTGTAATCGACTTTGCTTTTTATATGGGATATTTTTTCATGGCTTTGCCCGCAGGATATTTCATGAAAAAATACGGTTATAAAAAAGGAATTATTTTAGGATTACTTCTCTATGCCAGCGGTGCATTTTTATTTTATCCTGCGGCTTCCATGCGGGAATACAGTTTTTTTCTTTTTGCCCTCTTCACTATTGCAAGCGGACTGGCTTTCTTGGAAACTGCGGCGAATCTGTATGTTACAGTACTTGGAGATCCTGATAAAGCAGAATGGCGTATTAATTTTGCACAGTCTTTCAATGGGATCAGCCTGGTTTTGGGCCCGATTATTGGTGCACTGTTTATCTTCTCACCTATTGAGTATTCACGGGAAGCACTGACTGCATTGCCACCTGCTCAGGCTGAACAGATTCGTATTCAGGAAGCACTTTCTGTACAGCCGCCTTATCTGGCTATTGGATCATTAGTGTTATTCGTAACTCTTTTGTTTGCCTTTACCAAAATGCCCGATGTAGGCGAAGCAGAAAGCGAAAGCAGTAAAAAAATCTCGATTTTCTCACTGTTCCGTCATAAACATATGACTTACGGAATTATCGCACAGTTTTTGAATGTGGGTGCACAAACTGTTTTATGGGGATATTTTGTAGATTTTAAACTTGATTTTGCAAGAGAAGCGCACTGGGTTTTGGCAGAAGGTTATATGCATATAATCAATTCCATAACTGGTGTAAAAACTGAGCTGACTTCCACACAGATTGCCGGTTATCATGCGTCTTTTGCTCTGGTATTGTTCCTTTTAGGCCGTTTTGTCGGAACAACACTGATGAGTAAATTCCCTGCTAATAAGGTGCTTTTGTGGTACTCAACCGGTGCGACGGTTTTCGTATTACTGGCAATGGTTTCAGGCGGTCTTATAGCAGTAATCTGTTTGAGTCTTACGTATTTCTGCCAGTCGATCATGTTTCCTACGATTTTTGCATTGGCTACCAAAGGATTAGGTGTTGAATCTAAACTGGCCTCGTCCCTTTTGATAATGTCGATTGTAGGAGGTGCTGTCATGCCGATGATTGCCGGTGCACTTTTTAAATTCGGACCGGCTTATGCGTTAATTGTTCCAATGGTTTGTTTTGGATATGTAGTGTATTTTGCAGCGAAGGGGTCGGAAATCAAAGAATTTGTAAAAGCATGA
- a CDS encoding amidohydrolase — MKIDSHQHFWIFDPVKDSWITPEMETIQRDFLPADLKPVLDENRIDGCVAVQSDQSDAETEFLLHLAGANDFIKGVVGWIDFRAANLYDRLEVCSQFEQLKGFRHIVQGEPDGFLLQPDFVKGVGQLAAFDFTYDILIYPNQLSEAFEFAKQLPNVRFVLDHMAKPFIKKAEVDSWAKGITKLSELSNVSCKISGMVTEADWYTWKKSDFNPYLDVVFESFGIDRLLFGSDWPVCLVAAKYADMKEIVTDFIGTLSKPEQANIMGNNAVKFYNLD, encoded by the coding sequence ATGAAAATTGATTCCCATCAACATTTCTGGATTTTTGATCCGGTTAAGGATTCCTGGATTACGCCTGAAATGGAAACAATTCAGCGTGATTTTCTTCCTGCCGATCTGAAACCTGTGTTGGATGAAAATAGAATTGATGGATGTGTAGCAGTGCAATCGGATCAGTCCGATGCAGAAACTGAATTTTTACTGCATTTGGCAGGTGCTAATGATTTTATAAAAGGAGTAGTTGGCTGGATTGATTTTCGAGCTGCCAATTTATATGATCGACTTGAAGTTTGTTCACAATTTGAACAGCTAAAAGGATTTCGTCATATCGTCCAGGGCGAACCGGATGGTTTTCTCTTACAACCGGATTTTGTAAAAGGAGTAGGGCAACTGGCAGCTTTTGACTTTACATATGATATTCTGATTTATCCAAACCAGCTCTCAGAAGCTTTTGAATTTGCAAAACAACTGCCGAATGTTCGTTTTGTATTGGATCACATGGCGAAACCTTTTATTAAAAAAGCAGAAGTTGATTCATGGGCAAAAGGTATCACAAAGCTGTCGGAATTATCAAATGTAAGCTGCAAAATTTCAGGCATGGTTACAGAAGCAGATTGGTATACCTGGAAAAAATCTGATTTTAACCCTTATCTGGATGTTGTTTTCGAATCTTTTGGTATAGATAGATTACTATTCGGATCGGATTGGCCGGTATGCCTGGTTGCTGCAAAATATGCTGATATGAAAGAAATAGTAACAGATTTTATCGGCACGTTATCTAAACCCGAGCAGGCAAATATTATGGGCAATAACGCTGTGAAGTTTTATAATCTTGATTAA
- a CDS encoding fumarylacetoacetate hydrolase family protein: MKLFRFGAFEQEKPGVELSDGTQIDVSAFGEDYNEKFFATDGVTRLSEWLKKNADSAPKVEEGFRFGSCIARPSKIVCIGMNYAKHAFESGATELPKEPIIFFKATSALCGPNDNVIIPRNSEKTDWEVELAVIIGKKTSYVDEADALDYVAGYAVHNDYSERAFQMERGGQWVKGKSNDTFAPLGPYFIPASDVANANDLNLWLSLNGKKIQDSNTSDMIFHIPFLVSYLSQFMTLLPGDMITTGTPAGVGLGMKPQVYLKPGDIVELGIEGLGSQKQEAVAWKAVL, from the coding sequence ATGAAACTATTCCGTTTTGGTGCTTTTGAACAAGAAAAACCTGGTGTTGAACTTTCCGATGGAACACAGATTGATGTATCCGCATTTGGGGAAGATTATAATGAGAAATTTTTTGCTACCGATGGCGTAACCCGTCTTTCGGAATGGCTTAAAAAAAATGCTGATTCTGCACCGAAAGTAGAAGAAGGTTTCCGTTTTGGCTCATGTATTGCTCGTCCGTCTAAAATTGTTTGCATTGGAATGAACTATGCCAAACATGCTTTTGAATCAGGAGCAACAGAATTGCCTAAGGAACCGATCATATTTTTTAAAGCAACTTCTGCTTTGTGCGGGCCGAATGACAATGTAATCATTCCAAGAAATTCTGAAAAGACAGACTGGGAAGTAGAATTGGCGGTAATTATTGGTAAAAAAACAAGTTATGTGGACGAAGCCGATGCGCTGGATTATGTAGCAGGTTATGCAGTTCACAATGATTATTCAGAACGTGCTTTTCAGATGGAACGTGGCGGGCAATGGGTTAAAGGTAAAAGCAACGACACATTTGCACCACTTGGACCGTATTTTATTCCTGCTTCGGATGTAGCCAATGCAAATGATCTGAATCTTTGGCTTTCATTAAATGGAAAGAAAATACAGGATAGCAATACGTCTGATATGATTTTCCATATTCCTTTCCTCGTGAGTTATCTGAGCCAGTTTATGACTTTGCTGCCAGGTGATATGATCACAACCGGAACACCTGCCGGAGTTGGCCTTGGAATGAAACCGCAGGTTTATCTGAAACCAGGTGATATTGTAGAACTTGGAATTGAAGGCTTAGGCTCACAAAAGCAGGAAGCAGTCGCCTGGAAAGCGGTTCTATAA
- a CDS encoding SDR family NAD(P)-dependent oxidoreductase, with the protein MFDLTGKVALVTGGASGIGLAISKTFAKQGAHVHILELNIDLANQVAEDIKKDGGSAEAHALDISKQSSVISIIDAIATKHPINILVNNAGIAHIGKADTTPEADFDRLLNVNVKGVYNCLFATIPHLKSNGGGVILNMVSIAATVGIPDRFAYSTTKGAVYSMTLSVAKDYLADGIRCNSISPARVHTPFVDGFISKTYPGREAEMFEKLSKTQPIGRMAKPEEIGALALYLCSDEAGFVTGCDYLIDGGFEKLNN; encoded by the coding sequence ATGTTTGATTTAACTGGCAAAGTAGCCCTGGTAACAGGAGGAGCAAGCGGCATTGGTTTGGCTATCTCTAAAACTTTTGCAAAACAAGGCGCCCACGTTCATATTCTTGAATTAAATATTGACCTGGCCAATCAGGTTGCTGAAGATATTAAAAAAGATGGCGGTTCTGCAGAAGCGCATGCGCTGGATATTTCAAAGCAAAGCAGTGTAATTAGTATTATTGATGCTATTGCAACAAAACATCCGATTAATATTCTGGTAAATAATGCAGGAATTGCGCACATTGGAAAAGCAGATACAACGCCTGAAGCAGATTTTGACCGCTTGTTAAATGTAAATGTAAAAGGAGTTTACAATTGCCTGTTCGCTACTATTCCACATTTAAAATCCAATGGCGGGGGAGTAATTCTCAACATGGTATCCATTGCCGCAACCGTCGGGATTCCTGACCGCTTTGCCTATTCAACCACAAAAGGAGCTGTTTATTCCATGACTTTGTCAGTCGCAAAAGATTATCTGGCTGATGGAATTCGCTGCAACAGCATTTCTCCTGCCCGTGTACATACACCATTCGTGGATGGATTTATTTCTAAAACCTATCCGGGCAGAGAAGCAGAAATGTTTGAAAAATTATCCAAAACCCAACCAATTGGCCGTATGGCGAAACCGGAAGAAATTGGTGCATTGGCATTATACCTTTGCTCAGACGAAGCAGGCTTCGTAACCGGATGCGATTATCTGATCGACGGAGGATTTGAGAAGCTGAATAATTAA
- a CDS encoding UxaA family hydrolase, whose protein sequence is MASNLLKIHPSDNVIVALRDLPTGTDAEWSGVHYNLPYGVSAKHKFVTEDIETGGAIIMYGVLVGRAKQPIKRGEPITTFNLKHDSQDYSAARRQPYSYIQPDVSKWQNRTFKGYHRADGRVGTYNYWLVVPLVFCENRNVLIMKDAFERELGYAQTDIYREHVREFLHLYQAGDMRTLKSLETFTEQPVVKKINNRPFQNVDGVKFLTHEGGCGGTRMDANTLCSLFASYAVHPNVAGITVLSLGCQNSELTTLEDEIKKRDPHFNKPFFAFEHQKGTEYSLMSGAIKETFMGLTKINQFEREDAPLSKLSVGLKCGGSDGFSGISANPVLGHLSDIVVGLGGQTLLAEFPELNGVEQELINRCVTVEKAEKFEKLMRDYAGKAEAVGSAFAFNPSPGNIKDGLITDAIKSAGAARKGGNAYISDVLNYTERATEPGLQLVCTPGNDVEATTGQSAAGANVILFTTGLGTPTGNPICPVAKVATNTILANRMPDVIDFDCGPVVDGTQSIEQNAENLLEYVIKVASGELTKAQQLGQDDFIPWKRGVSL, encoded by the coding sequence ATGGCATCTAACCTTTTAAAAATACACCCTTCAGACAACGTCATTGTTGCGCTGCGTGACCTGCCAACCGGTACGGATGCGGAGTGGAGCGGCGTGCATTATAATTTACCTTACGGCGTTTCGGCCAAGCACAAGTTTGTTACCGAAGATATAGAAACTGGCGGAGCTATTATTATGTACGGAGTACTGGTAGGCCGCGCCAAACAGCCTATCAAACGCGGCGAACCAATTACGACTTTTAATTTAAAGCATGATTCCCAGGATTACAGCGCTGCCAGGAGACAGCCATATTCATATATTCAGCCAGATGTAAGCAAATGGCAAAACCGTACTTTTAAAGGTTATCACCGTGCTGATGGCCGCGTTGGTACCTATAATTACTGGCTCGTAGTTCCGCTGGTTTTTTGTGAAAACAGGAATGTTCTGATCATGAAAGACGCTTTTGAGCGTGAACTGGGATATGCACAAACTGATATTTACCGTGAGCACGTTCGCGAATTCCTGCATTTGTATCAGGCAGGGGATATGCGTACACTGAAAAGCCTTGAAACTTTTACAGAACAGCCTGTTGTAAAAAAAATAAATAACCGTCCGTTCCAAAATGTAGATGGAGTGAAATTCCTGACTCATGAAGGCGGCTGCGGCGGTACACGGATGGACGCCAATACTTTATGTTCGCTGTTCGCGTCCTATGCAGTTCATCCGAATGTAGCTGGAATTACTGTTTTAAGTTTGGGTTGCCAAAACTCAGAGCTTACTACACTTGAAGATGAAATCAAAAAGCGTGATCCTCATTTCAATAAACCATTTTTTGCATTTGAGCACCAGAAAGGGACTGAGTATTCTTTGATGTCCGGCGCCATAAAAGAAACATTTATGGGCCTGACGAAAATCAACCAGTTTGAAAGAGAAGATGCGCCGTTGTCCAAATTATCTGTTGGCTTAAAATGTGGTGGTTCTGATGGATTTTCAGGAATATCTGCCAATCCGGTTTTGGGCCACTTGTCTGACATTGTTGTAGGGCTTGGCGGGCAAACTTTACTTGCAGAATTTCCTGAACTGAATGGTGTGGAACAGGAACTGATCAACCGCTGTGTAACGGTAGAAAAAGCGGAAAAGTTTGAAAAATTAATGCGTGACTATGCAGGGAAAGCCGAAGCTGTTGGTTCTGCATTTGCTTTCAATCCTTCACCGGGAAATATAAAAGACGGACTGATTACCGACGCTATCAAGTCAGCAGGAGCGGCCCGAAAAGGAGGGAATGCCTATATTTCTGATGTACTCAATTACACAGAACGTGCAACAGAACCAGGTTTACAATTAGTATGTACACCCGGAAATGACGTCGAAGCGACAACCGGGCAAAGTGCTGCCGGTGCTAATGTCATTTTATTTACAACCGGATTAGGAACACCAACTGGTAACCCGATTTGCCCGGTTGCAAAGGTGGCAACGAATACAATCCTGGCGAACCGTATGCCGGACGTAATAGATTTTGATTGCGGCCCAGTTGTAGACGGAACACAATCCATTGAACAAAATGCTGAAAATCTGCTGGAATATGTCATTAAAGTAGCCAGTGGGGAATTGACAAAAGCTCAGCAATTGGGCCAGGATGATTTCATACCCTGGAAAAGAGGCGTTTCTCTGTAA
- a CDS encoding AraC family transcriptional regulator, whose translation MKPQLLKVPKGLKQSFSIRRDVVLYFYDRWHYHPELELVHIEQGSGTQFVGDNIQNFQSGDLILIGPNLPHYWRCDEKYFQGDTSLYAQATVLHFSENLFGESFLNLPENSAIHELLEKAKRGMKLFGEENKLVKALLQNLLDQKESNPLIALMQILQTLSQSQDIKPLSNTDYQQEFDQHDTDRINQIYQYSLANFQQKISIEDIAEVASISPHSFCRYFKSRSRKTYTQFLLELRIGHACKLLLEGKLSVAQICFESGFNNFANFNKYFKILTRKSPLQYQKEYRL comes from the coding sequence GTGAAACCACAATTATTGAAGGTCCCGAAAGGATTGAAACAGTCATTCAGTATACGGCGCGATGTTGTACTATATTTTTATGATCGCTGGCATTATCACCCTGAATTAGAACTGGTTCATATTGAACAGGGATCGGGAACCCAGTTTGTGGGAGATAATATTCAGAATTTCCAGAGCGGGGATTTAATACTGATTGGCCCGAATCTGCCCCATTACTGGCGCTGTGACGAAAAATATTTTCAGGGTGATACCAGTTTATATGCCCAGGCGACGGTTCTTCATTTTTCCGAAAATCTGTTTGGAGAATCCTTTCTGAATTTACCTGAAAACTCAGCGATCCATGAATTGCTTGAAAAGGCTAAAAGAGGCATGAAGCTTTTTGGTGAAGAGAATAAGCTTGTAAAAGCACTTTTGCAAAATTTACTGGATCAAAAGGAAAGTAATCCGCTGATCGCTTTGATGCAGATATTGCAAACTCTATCCCAAAGCCAGGATATTAAACCGCTTTCCAATACGGATTATCAACAGGAATTCGATCAGCACGATACCGACCGCATCAATCAAATTTATCAATATTCGTTAGCCAATTTTCAGCAAAAAATTTCGATTGAAGATATAGCGGAAGTGGCCAGTATCAGTCCGCATTCATTTTGCAGGTACTTCAAAAGCCGAAGCCGAAAAACTTACACCCAGTTTCTGCTCGAACTCCGGATTGGGCATGCATGCAAACTTTTGCTGGAAGGTAAATTAAGCGTCGCCCAGATTTGCTTTGAAAGCGGTTTCAACAACTTTGCCAATTTCAACAAATATTTCAAAATCCTGACCAGGAAAAGCCCGCTGCAGTATCAAAAGGAATACCGTTTGTGA
- a CDS encoding right-handed parallel beta-helix repeat-containing protein — protein MACFFHHKLIGIGLSAFLSLQLSNCFAIDLYISKTGNDKNPGTIGKPLATFEAARNKIRNIHEPVVVQIREGIYYLKQPVIFAPEDSRKPEESVIYKAYPGEKVVISGAIELNLKWKNYKGNIKQASISENIVFDQLFVNGKQLRMARFPNYDSTASHFGGYSEDVLSPQKINNWKNPEGAYIHALHKHEWGGYHYRITGKDNEGKLIMEGGYQNNRQMGMHDKYRFIENVFEELDTAGEWYYNKNEKVLYAYFTKSQDIAKVKIAAPQLKHLFEFRGSETNPVHNIGLEGLEFAHVLRTFMETKEPLLRSDWAIYRGGTVVFEGTENCFVRKCYFNAVGGNAVFFSNYNRHSEVSGCRIENAGASGVCFVGDPAAVRSPSFEYNQSIAFEELDKQPDPKTNNYPAECSVSDNLMYGLGQVEKQVAGVEISMAMDITVSHNTIYNVPRSGINVSEGTWGGHIIEYNDVFNTVLETGDHGSFNSWGRDRFWNPNREVMDKITAAHPEIILLDAQKTTIIRNNRFRCDHGWDIDLDDGSSNYHIYNNLCLNGGLKLREGFQRIVENNIIVNNSFHPHVWFAGSGDVFRKNVVLKPYYPIQIKEWGKEVDNNFFPDNKALAEAQKNKTDMHSLAGDPLFENPAKGNYELMAGSAAFKLGFVNFPMDDFGVVSPELKSKAAKIPLPDINAISENNGIKEMTWLKAKLRNVNGLGDRSAFGLPDEKGVIIENIPSESILSKSDLKNGDVIRTMNQKEIESIVNLTDVYQEINWQGKSEMEVFRNQQLIKLIVLFK, from the coding sequence ATGGCTTGCTTTTTTCATCATAAACTTATAGGGATTGGATTATCTGCATTTTTGTCCTTACAATTGAGTAATTGTTTTGCCATTGATCTTTACATATCAAAAACCGGAAATGACAAAAATCCGGGAACAATTGGCAAGCCGTTAGCAACATTTGAAGCAGCACGAAATAAAATCAGAAACATACATGAACCGGTAGTTGTTCAGATCAGGGAAGGAATTTATTATTTAAAACAACCTGTAATTTTTGCTCCGGAAGATTCGCGTAAGCCGGAGGAAAGTGTAATCTACAAGGCTTATCCGGGAGAAAAAGTGGTGATTAGTGGTGCAATTGAGCTTAATCTCAAATGGAAGAATTACAAAGGAAATATCAAACAGGCTTCTATTTCAGAGAATATCGTTTTTGACCAGCTATTTGTAAACGGGAAACAGCTGCGAATGGCCCGATTTCCCAATTACGATTCTACTGCCAGTCATTTTGGCGGATATTCAGAAGATGTACTTTCCCCCCAGAAGATTAACAACTGGAAAAATCCCGAAGGCGCATATATCCATGCATTGCATAAGCACGAATGGGGTGGTTATCATTATCGCATAACAGGAAAAGATAATGAAGGTAAACTCATAATGGAAGGCGGCTATCAGAATAACCGCCAAATGGGTATGCATGACAAATACCGGTTTATTGAAAATGTTTTTGAAGAACTTGATACGGCCGGGGAATGGTATTACAACAAAAATGAAAAGGTTTTATATGCCTATTTTACTAAAAGCCAGGACATTGCAAAAGTAAAAATAGCAGCACCGCAATTAAAACATCTATTTGAATTCAGGGGAAGTGAAACAAATCCGGTACATAATATTGGTTTGGAAGGTTTAGAATTTGCGCATGTATTACGCACTTTCATGGAAACAAAAGAACCCCTGCTCCGAAGTGACTGGGCGATATATCGTGGTGGAACGGTCGTTTTTGAAGGCACTGAAAATTGTTTTGTCAGGAAATGTTACTTCAATGCAGTGGGTGGAAATGCAGTATTTTTTAGCAACTACAACCGTCATAGTGAAGTGTCAGGATGCCGTATAGAAAATGCCGGAGCCAGCGGTGTCTGTTTTGTGGGTGATCCGGCTGCGGTACGTTCACCTAGTTTTGAGTACAATCAGTCCATTGCATTTGAGGAGCTTGACAAACAGCCCGATCCAAAAACGAATAATTATCCGGCAGAATGCAGTGTTTCTGATAATCTGATGTATGGACTCGGACAGGTCGAAAAGCAGGTTGCCGGTGTGGAAATTTCAATGGCAATGGACATTACTGTGAGCCATAATACGATATATAATGTACCGCGTTCAGGTATTAATGTAAGTGAAGGAACCTGGGGCGGTCATATTATTGAATATAATGACGTGTTTAATACCGTTCTGGAAACCGGCGATCATGGCTCTTTCAACTCATGGGGAAGAGACCGGTTCTGGAATCCAAACCGGGAAGTGATGGATAAAATAACAGCTGCACATCCGGAAATCATACTACTGGATGCACAAAAAACAACGATTATCCGCAATAACCGTTTCAGGTGTGACCATGGCTGGGATATTGACCTGGACGATGGCAGCAGCAATTACCATATATACAATAATCTTTGTCTGAATGGCGGACTTAAATTGCGGGAAGGTTTTCAAAGAATCGTTGAGAATAATATTATAGTTAATAATAGTTTTCACCCACATGTCTGGTTCGCCGGCAGCGGTGATGTTTTCAGGAAAAACGTGGTATTGAAACCATACTATCCAATTCAGATTAAGGAATGGGGAAAAGAGGTAGATAATAACTTTTTTCCGGATAATAAAGCATTAGCCGAGGCACAAAAAAATAAAACAGATATGCACAGCCTTGCAGGTGATCCATTATTTGAAAATCCTGCAAAAGGAAATTATGAATTAATGGCAGGAAGTGCTGCTTTTAAACTGGGTTTTGTAAATTTTCCGATGGACGATTTTGGCGTTGTTTCTCCTGAACTCAAATCGAAAGCAGCAAAAATTCCATTGCCTGACATTAATGCGATTTCTGAAAATAATGGAATAAAAGAAATGACGTGGCTGAAAGCTAAGCTGCGAAATGTAAATGGTTTGGGTGACCGTTCAGCTTTTGGTTTACCAGACGAAAAAGGTGTGATTATAGAAAACATTCCTTCCGAAAGTATTCTTTCAAAATCGGATCTGAAAAATGGTGATGTGATACGTACGATGAATCAGAAAGAAATTGAAAGTATCGTAAATCTCACTGACGTCTACCAGGAAATTAACTGGCAGGGAAAATCCGAAATGGAAGTTTTCAGAAACCAGCAACTGATTAAACTGATTGTTTTATTTAAATGA